One genomic window of Chitinophagaceae bacterium includes the following:
- a CDS encoding GxxExxY protein, which produces MKHEEVTHKIIGCAMKVHSTLGNGFREVIYQRAMAIEMKKQGLGFQREMEMFIYYEGIDIGTRRVDFFVEEKIMVELKALIKLEEVHLAQAMNYCQAYNLPIGLLINFGAKSLEFKRVYNVNHPDNKDYIKNNPKIIKS; this is translated from the coding sequence ATGAAGCACGAAGAAGTAACCCATAAAATTATTGGCTGTGCTATGAAAGTTCATAGCACTTTAGGAAACGGATTTCGGGAAGTTATTTACCAGCGGGCAATGGCAATTGAAATGAAAAAACAAGGCTTGGGCTTTCAGCGTGAAATGGAAATGTTCATTTATTATGAAGGTATTGATATTGGCACCCGAAGGGTTGATTTTTTTGTTGAAGAAAAAATAATGGTAGAACTAAAGGCATTGATAAAATTGGAAGAAGTTCATTTGGCACAAGCAATGAATTACTGCCAGGCATATAATTTACCAATAGGATTACTGATAAATTTTGGAGCGAAAAGTCTTGAATTTAAGAGGGTGTATAACGTCAATCACCCCGACAATAAAGACTACATCAAAAACAATCCTAAAATCATCAAATCCTAA
- a CDS encoding alanine:cation symporter family protein — translation MVNFEEIVHSINAVIWSNALIYLLLLTGIYFSIRMRFFQVRMLKEMVKLMFQGNASAAGISSFQALSVSLSGRVGTGNIAGVATAIFIGGPGAVFWMWAVAFLGSGSAFVESTLGQIYKRKENNEYRGGPAYYIESGFRNKPLGKIYAIVFAVSTILACGFLLPGVQSNSIAAAMNSAFGIEYIYTGILLAMLLGLIIFGGIKMIANVAQFVVPFMAITYIGVAIIILVMNYHKIPGVFALIFSSAFGLQATFGGIVGSMITIGVKRGVYSNEAGQGTGAHPAAAAEVTHPAKQGLVQAFSVYIDTLFVCSATAFMILITGTYNVKGPGDALIVDNGIYYEQNGVKHMDGSPTYTQAAIDKAFSQGQETFHPDFVGTGSYFVAVALFFFAFTTLLAYYYIAETNVAYLTQKRGGPLLMLVLKIAIMGSVFLGCIRAATIAWDLGDMGVGIMAWLNVLAIIILQKPALKAFKDYELQKKAGKDPVFNPTALEIRDADFWEKEYGR, via the coding sequence ATGGTTAATTTTGAGGAAATTGTACATTCCATTAATGCAGTAATCTGGAGCAACGCCCTGATTTATTTATTACTCCTCACCGGCATTTATTTTTCAATCAGGATGCGGTTTTTTCAGGTGCGCATGTTGAAAGAAATGGTAAAGCTGATGTTCCAGGGCAATGCCTCTGCTGCCGGCATTTCCTCTTTTCAGGCGCTGTCTGTCTCACTGTCCGGTCGTGTTGGAACGGGTAATATTGCCGGCGTGGCAACAGCGATCTTCATTGGTGGTCCGGGTGCAGTATTCTGGATGTGGGCCGTCGCATTCCTGGGTTCGGGCTCCGCATTTGTTGAGTCCACGCTCGGACAAATTTATAAGCGAAAAGAAAACAATGAATACCGCGGAGGGCCGGCGTACTACATTGAAAGTGGTTTCAGGAATAAACCACTCGGTAAAATTTATGCCATCGTGTTTGCTGTTTCAACCATACTTGCCTGTGGCTTCCTGCTGCCGGGTGTGCAATCGAACAGCATTGCCGCAGCTATGAACAGTGCTTTCGGTATTGAATATATATACACCGGCATTTTGCTGGCCATGTTGTTAGGACTCATCATCTTTGGCGGCATAAAAATGATCGCCAACGTAGCACAATTCGTTGTTCCATTCATGGCCATCACTTATATCGGTGTGGCAATTATAATACTGGTAATGAACTACCATAAAATTCCGGGAGTTTTTGCTTTGATCTTTTCAAGTGCTTTTGGACTCCAGGCAACTTTCGGCGGCATTGTTGGTTCCATGATCACCATTGGCGTAAAACGTGGCGTATATAGCAATGAAGCAGGACAAGGCACAGGTGCTCATCCTGCCGCTGCTGCCGAGGTTACACATCCTGCGAAGCAAGGTTTGGTGCAGGCCTTTTCGGTTTATATCGATACGTTGTTTGTCTGTTCCGCCACTGCTTTCATGATCCTGATTACAGGCACCTACAATGTAAAGGGCCCGGGCGATGCACTGATCGTTGACAATGGCATTTACTACGAACAAAATGGCGTTAAGCATATGGATGGAAGTCCGACCTATACACAGGCAGCGATTGATAAAGCATTTAGCCAGGGACAAGAAACTTTTCATCCGGATTTTGTTGGCACCGGCAGTTATTTTGTAGCGGTGGCTTTGTTCTTTTTTGCTTTCACTACACTGCTGGCTTATTATTATATCGCAGAAACGAATGTAGCTTACCTGACTCAAAAACGCGGCGGACCATTGTTGATGCTCGTGTTGAAAATAGCGATCATGGGTTCGGTATTCCTGGGCTGTATAAGAGCAGCAACTATTGCATGGGATCTTGGCGACATGGGTGTTGGCATTATGGCCTGGCTGAATGTGCTGGCCATAATCATCTTACAAAAACCGGCGCTCAAAGCATTTAAAGATTATGAACTCCAAAAGAAAGCAGGCAAAGATCCTGTTTTCAATCCCACTGCACTGGAGATTCGTGATGCTGATTTCTGGGAGAAAGAATATGGAAGATAA
- a CDS encoding cyclic beta 1-2 glucan synthetase: MKKYANEKSPLRAELFSTEQMDQYAKSLAEGHTLSSGSSPEQLLKRLAENEDMLLEVHNLLTASAKENSLIEPAGEWLLDNFYLIEEQVYTGKKHLPKGYSETLPRLSKGPSADFPRVYDIALEIISHSDGRVDLKSLLSFVLAYQTVTSLKLGELWAIPIMLRLALIENLRRLAAQLAMDRIHKNLADYWADLMTETAEKDPKSLIVITADMARSEPPMASSFVAELTRRLLGKGPALTLPLTWIEQRLAENGNTSNELVHLENQKQAADQVSMSNSIGSLRFLNSTDWREFVETTSVVEQKLREDPQGIYSKMDFHTRDHYRHIVEKISKYSNFSEQQVAATAIQLAAENAQQNGMDQVASHVGYYLVGKGVAQLEKMAGAKWPRIENFRKFVGKFPLLLYSGSSILITLMLTIALTAKGYGEGFNIPWLIAIACVSLIATSHLAVTFINWLVTLLIHPHFLSRMDYSSGIDPESRTLVAVPSMLTSVADVENLIETMEVRFLANRDENLHFALLTDFADAKTESLPEDKPLLELAEQKIIALNKKYQREKNDTFFLFHRPRRWNAIEKKWMGYERKRGKLSELNGLLRGRGRESFLLIVGESEIFPKIKYVITLDSDTQLPRETAWKIIATISHPLNQAIYNPAKGRVTDGYGILQPRLATSLPRAHSSLFAKMHGNEPGIDPYTRAVSNVYQDLLQEGSFIGKGIYEVDIFEEALNNRFPENRILSHDLLEGCYTRSGLISDVQLYEEYPSGYLADMKRRHRWVRGDWQIARWLFRRVPGIGKRTQKNPLSSLSRWKIFDNLRRSLVAPALFFLLLFGWMISDAPWFWTISIIGIIITTTLLMFIWSIYKKPVDVLLRQHVTNTIRNVINDFIQHVFMFICLPYEAYISLHAILLTAWRMIFTRRKLLEWNPSANVAINNQWLLSSYFTMWFAPVISAGVFVYLSAYAPLSLVIAGPVLLLWIASPFVAWWISRSRDERKENLTAHQTIFLQRMARKTWAFFENFVGQEDNWLPPDNYQEHLISRIAHRTSPTNMGLSLLANLSAYDFGYLTSEQLIHRTNNAITTMQHLERYHGHFFNWYDTRTLMPLPPKYVSTVDSGNLAGMLLTLKQGILSLANQKICSERLFEGLRDTAGVLAEKVKDNELLKELQEEIETLCLFPPSTLEAAKISIDHFSKLTVEIVQTFGASSLSEIQWWVNALDAQCQSALQEFVTLAPWLVLQPAPLKFTALYSEIPANPTLSEVAQMSINLTPKINLVQEGENTTEEKEWLETLAKQIVVAAGRAKERLMIIERLSQECDELSDMEYDFLFDKTKHLLSIGYNADEHRRDAGFYDLLGSESRIGVFVAIAQGKIPQEGWFALGRQLSNPGTDPVLMSWSGSMFEYLMPMLIMPNYENTLLDQTCRAVVQRQIEYGKKRESVWGISESGYNMVDAHLNYQYRAFGVPGLGLKRGLGEDFVIAPYATVMALMIAPQAACKNLEELVEQGFEGRYGFFEAIDYTPARLPRGQSFAVIRSYMAHHEGMSLLALAYYLLNQPMQKRFESEPQLQSTLLLLQERVPQVTSFYLPAVAVADIAPVSATDTEMRVINTPHTPIPEIQLLSNGNYHVMITNSGGGYSRWKDVALTRWREDTTCDNWGTFCFIRDLESGVFWSSAHQPALKPADHYEVIFSQGRAEFRRRDNNLETHTEIVVSPEDDVEIRRVHITNHSRKSRSIEITSYAEVVLNTAMADAIHPAFNNLFVQTEIIDSRQAILCTRRPRSIHEQPPWIFHLMKVHEGKVQNVSYETNRDQFIGRGNTISDPRVMHHSDPLTASQGSVLDPIVSIQYRITLNPLESVAMDMVYGIGATREVCSGLIDKYQDRHLIDRAFELAWTHSQVVLRQINATESDSQLYGRLASSVIFVNPSVRTDVATIMRNQRGQSGLWSYAVSGDLPIVLLQIEDSANIGLVKQLVQAHAYWRFKGLVVDLVIWNEDHGGYRQTLQNQMLALINPGIANDLQDKPGGIFIRSSDQISNEDRILFQTVARVVIADKWGTLEGQMNRRSPLKGMVPAFTPLKFYPSVDKSIPLPDDLNFFNGTGGFSPEGKEYVIITDQAKRTPAPWVNVIANQNFGTVISESGQSYTWIENAHELRLTPWNNDPVTDASGEAFYLRDEESARYWSPAPLPSRGKSAYITRHGFGYSLFEHIEDGIHSEMCVYVDLKDAVKFTVIKTRNLSGRPRRLSLTGYVEWVLGDMRPKTNMFIITELDLTSGAIFARNSYNTEFGNRVAFFDTNETVKTITTDRTEFIGRNGKLKNPDAMNRARLSGKTGAALDACAAIQVSFDLANDEQRESVFLLGTGHNTNAASNLVRQFRGRVAAREALDRVKKYWAKALTTIQVETPDAALNYLTNGWLNYQTLACRLWARSGFYQSGGAFGFRDQLQDVLSVMHTEPLLARDQILLCASRQFKEGDVQHWWHPPTGRGVRTRCSDDYLWLPFVTSRYVITTGDAAVLNEQVNFLDGRILNAGEESYYDLPLRHDQSSNLYEHCVKAIEYGLRFGTHGLPLMGSGDWNDGMDKIGEEGKGESIWLGFFLYDVLKRFAEIAVMRGDLSFAEHCKIREEELKKNIEAHGWDGSWYRRAYFDDGTPLGSSENAECQIDSIVQSWSVLSGAGELARSKMGMDEADKRLVRKEDKIIQLFDPPFDKSDLNPGYIKGYVPGVRENGGQYTHAAVWMIMAFAALGDKKKTWELLKMINPVNHGSTPHEIEIYKTEPYVIAADVYAVSQHTGRGGWTWYTGSAGWMYQLIIESFFGIRREGTSLKFNPCLPPDWEDVKVNYRYMDTLYVIHFSNDPMQNEKINISEDGVELKGDSISLVNDEKQHEVSVITGNDIPQ, encoded by the coding sequence ATGAAAAAATATGCAAATGAGAAATCTCCTTTGCGTGCTGAATTATTCAGCACTGAACAGATGGACCAATATGCTAAATCGCTGGCTGAGGGACATACGCTTAGCAGCGGGTCATCGCCGGAGCAACTGCTCAAACGACTCGCAGAGAATGAAGACATGCTGCTCGAAGTTCATAATCTGCTCACCGCATCTGCAAAGGAAAATAGTCTTATTGAACCTGCCGGTGAATGGCTGCTGGATAATTTTTATCTTATTGAGGAACAGGTTTACACGGGTAAAAAACATTTACCCAAAGGTTATAGCGAGACCCTGCCACGACTTTCAAAAGGACCTTCTGCAGATTTTCCCCGCGTTTATGACATCGCCCTGGAAATTATATCGCACAGTGATGGACGCGTCGATTTAAAAAGCTTGCTGAGTTTTGTCTTGGCATATCAAACCGTAACTTCTTTAAAGCTGGGAGAATTGTGGGCCATCCCGATCATGCTTCGTCTTGCACTGATCGAAAATCTTCGTCGTCTTGCAGCGCAGTTAGCGATGGACAGAATCCATAAAAACCTGGCTGATTATTGGGCTGACCTGATGACGGAAACTGCTGAAAAGGATCCGAAAAGCCTGATCGTGATTACTGCGGACATGGCGCGATCAGAACCTCCCATGGCCAGTTCGTTTGTTGCAGAGCTAACCCGCCGTTTATTGGGCAAAGGTCCTGCGCTAACGCTTCCGCTTACCTGGATCGAACAACGCCTTGCAGAGAATGGTAACACCAGCAATGAATTGGTTCACCTTGAAAATCAGAAGCAGGCAGCCGACCAGGTTTCTATGAGTAACAGCATCGGCAGCCTGCGATTTCTGAATAGCACCGATTGGCGTGAATTCGTAGAAACCACGAGTGTAGTAGAACAGAAGCTCCGTGAAGATCCGCAAGGTATTTATTCAAAAATGGATTTTCACACACGTGACCATTATCGACACATAGTAGAGAAGATTTCCAAATACAGCAATTTCTCTGAGCAGCAAGTGGCAGCTACTGCTATTCAGCTTGCTGCAGAAAATGCGCAGCAAAATGGAATGGACCAGGTGGCCAGCCATGTGGGCTATTATCTTGTCGGTAAAGGTGTAGCGCAGTTAGAAAAAATGGCTGGCGCGAAATGGCCCCGCATCGAAAACTTCAGAAAGTTTGTAGGGAAATTTCCACTCTTATTATATAGCGGCAGCAGCATTCTTATTACATTGATGCTAACCATTGCATTGACTGCAAAAGGATATGGTGAAGGATTTAATATTCCATGGCTGATTGCTATTGCATGCGTATCACTGATAGCGACGAGTCACCTGGCTGTTACATTTATAAACTGGCTGGTAACATTACTGATCCATCCGCATTTTCTTTCCCGCATGGATTATTCTTCGGGAATAGATCCTGAATCCCGCACGCTGGTGGCTGTTCCTTCCATGTTAACCAGTGTTGCTGATGTAGAGAATCTGATTGAAACGATGGAAGTAAGATTCCTTGCCAACAGGGATGAAAATCTTCATTTCGCTTTACTTACTGATTTTGCTGATGCAAAAACGGAATCACTTCCTGAGGATAAGCCCTTGCTCGAACTGGCGGAGCAAAAAATAATAGCGCTTAATAAAAAATATCAACGGGAGAAGAATGATACATTTTTTCTCTTTCACCGTCCGCGTCGTTGGAACGCTATCGAAAAAAAGTGGATGGGTTATGAACGCAAGCGTGGAAAACTGAGTGAGCTGAATGGATTGTTGCGCGGCAGGGGACGGGAATCTTTTTTACTCATAGTAGGAGAATCGGAAATATTCCCTAAAATAAAATATGTTATTACGCTCGATTCGGATACTCAGTTGCCACGTGAAACTGCATGGAAAATCATTGCCACCATTTCTCATCCGCTGAATCAGGCTATATACAATCCTGCTAAAGGAAGAGTAACTGATGGCTATGGTATTCTTCAGCCAAGGTTAGCAACCAGCTTGCCACGTGCACACAGTTCATTATTTGCAAAGATGCATGGCAATGAGCCGGGCATTGATCCATACACAAGAGCGGTTTCCAATGTATACCAGGATTTATTGCAGGAAGGGTCTTTTATTGGAAAAGGAATTTACGAGGTTGACATTTTTGAAGAAGCACTGAACAACCGCTTTCCTGAAAATCGCATACTAAGTCATGATTTACTGGAAGGATGTTATACGCGGTCGGGATTAATCAGTGATGTGCAGTTGTATGAAGAATATCCTTCCGGTTACCTCGCAGACATGAAACGCCGTCACCGCTGGGTTCGTGGTGACTGGCAGATTGCACGATGGCTTTTTCGCCGTGTTCCGGGTATTGGCAAGCGCACTCAGAAAAATCCGCTCTCTTCATTATCGCGCTGGAAAATTTTCGATAATCTTCGCAGAAGCCTGGTTGCGCCCGCTTTATTTTTTCTGCTCTTGTTTGGATGGATGATTTCTGATGCACCGTGGTTCTGGACCATCAGCATAATCGGAATTATTATTACTACTACTTTGCTCATGTTCATCTGGAGCATCTATAAAAAACCGGTGGATGTGCTTTTGCGGCAGCATGTCACAAATACAATCCGGAATGTGATCAATGATTTTATACAGCATGTGTTTATGTTTATATGCCTGCCTTACGAGGCATATATAAGTCTCCACGCTATTCTGCTGACTGCCTGGCGAATGATTTTCACCCGTAGAAAATTATTGGAGTGGAATCCATCTGCAAACGTAGCAATCAATAACCAATGGCTGCTGTCATCTTATTTTACTATGTGGTTTGCTCCGGTAATCAGTGCAGGCGTATTTGTTTATTTGTCTGCATATGCTCCACTCTCATTAGTGATTGCGGGTCCTGTGTTGCTTTTGTGGATCGCATCTCCGTTTGTAGCATGGTGGATCAGTCGTTCACGCGACGAACGAAAAGAAAATTTAACGGCGCATCAAACCATCTTCCTTCAAAGGATGGCCAGAAAAACATGGGCGTTTTTTGAAAATTTTGTTGGACAGGAAGACAACTGGCTGCCACCTGATAATTACCAGGAGCATCTTATTTCGCGGATTGCGCATCGTACTTCTCCCACCAATATGGGACTTTCACTGTTGGCTAATCTTTCTGCATACGACTTCGGTTATCTCACTTCCGAACAATTAATTCACCGCACTAACAATGCAATCACTACCATGCAGCATCTTGAACGTTATCATGGTCATTTTTTTAATTGGTATGATACACGCACACTAATGCCCTTACCGCCGAAATATGTTTCGACGGTGGATAGCGGAAACCTCGCGGGAATGCTGCTGACATTGAAGCAGGGAATTCTTTCTTTAGCCAATCAAAAAATATGCAGCGAAAGATTATTCGAAGGTCTTCGGGATACTGCCGGTGTTCTTGCAGAAAAAGTAAAAGATAACGAACTGCTGAAAGAACTGCAGGAAGAAATAGAAACCTTATGCCTATTTCCTCCTTCAACACTGGAAGCGGCTAAGATTTCAATAGATCACTTTTCAAAACTCACAGTGGAAATAGTGCAAACATTCGGCGCTTCTTCGCTGAGTGAAATACAATGGTGGGTTAATGCGCTCGATGCTCAATGTCAAAGTGCCTTGCAGGAATTTGTGACGCTGGCTCCATGGTTGGTACTTCAACCTGCTCCTCTAAAATTCACTGCACTGTATAGCGAAATCCCTGCAAACCCTACGTTGTCTGAAGTAGCACAGATGAGCATCAACCTGACTCCCAAAATCAACTTGGTGCAAGAGGGAGAAAATACAACTGAAGAAAAGGAATGGCTGGAGACACTCGCGAAACAGATCGTTGTTGCTGCCGGAAGGGCAAAGGAAAGATTAATGATAATAGAAAGACTCAGTCAGGAATGTGATGAGCTTTCAGATATGGAGTATGATTTCCTGTTTGATAAAACGAAGCATTTACTTTCCATCGGTTATAATGCGGATGAACACCGGCGCGATGCGGGGTTCTACGATTTGCTGGGTTCTGAATCGCGCATAGGAGTTTTTGTGGCTATTGCGCAGGGTAAGATTCCACAGGAAGGCTGGTTTGCATTGGGCAGACAACTCTCTAATCCCGGAACAGACCCTGTGTTAATGTCGTGGAGTGGTTCCATGTTCGAATACCTGATGCCAATGCTGATTATGCCGAATTATGAAAACACGTTGCTGGATCAAACGTGCAGAGCTGTTGTGCAGCGGCAAATTGAATACGGTAAAAAAAGAGAATCCGTATGGGGAATTTCTGAATCAGGCTACAACATGGTGGATGCGCACCTGAATTATCAGTATCGTGCATTTGGTGTTCCCGGTCTTGGCCTTAAGCGTGGACTGGGTGAAGACTTCGTGATAGCACCTTATGCTACAGTGATGGCGCTCATGATTGCACCACAGGCCGCGTGCAAAAATCTTGAAGAACTTGTTGAGCAGGGCTTCGAAGGAAGATATGGTTTTTTTGAAGCGATAGATTATACACCTGCACGATTACCAAGAGGTCAATCTTTTGCAGTGATCAGATCTTACATGGCGCATCACGAAGGAATGAGCTTATTAGCATTAGCGTATTACCTGCTCAACCAACCGATGCAAAAAAGATTTGAGTCAGAGCCGCAGCTTCAGTCTACATTATTGTTGCTGCAGGAAAGAGTTCCGCAGGTTACGAGTTTCTACCTGCCAGCAGTGGCAGTTGCTGATATAGCGCCCGTTTCAGCAACCGATACAGAAATGCGCGTGATCAATACGCCCCATACACCAATTCCCGAAATACAATTATTATCGAATGGTAATTATCATGTGATGATTACAAATTCCGGAGGTGGTTACAGCCGTTGGAAAGATGTTGCGTTGACGCGTTGGCGCGAAGATACTACCTGCGACAATTGGGGAACCTTTTGTTTCATCCGTGACCTGGAGAGCGGTGTATTTTGGTCGTCTGCACATCAGCCTGCATTGAAACCTGCAGATCATTATGAAGTTATTTTTTCTCAGGGTCGTGCAGAATTCCGACGACGTGATAACAACCTGGAAACGCACACTGAAATTGTAGTATCTCCGGAAGATGACGTGGAAATACGGCGTGTACATATTACCAATCATTCCCGGAAAAGCAGGTCAATAGAAATTACGAGCTATGCAGAAGTGGTGCTGAATACTGCAATGGCAGATGCGATACATCCTGCATTCAATAACCTGTTTGTTCAAACTGAGATCATTGATTCCCGGCAAGCCATTTTGTGTACGCGTCGTCCGCGTTCCATTCATGAACAACCTCCCTGGATATTTCACCTCATGAAAGTTCATGAAGGAAAAGTGCAGAACGTTTCGTATGAAACCAACAGAGATCAATTTATCGGTCGTGGAAATACTATTTCTGATCCCAGGGTAATGCACCATTCAGATCCGCTTACAGCAAGCCAGGGCTCTGTGCTTGATCCTATTGTATCTATTCAATACAGGATTACGCTGAATCCGTTGGAATCGGTTGCTATGGATATGGTGTATGGTATCGGTGCAACACGCGAAGTGTGTTCAGGCCTGATAGATAAATACCAGGACCGTCACCTGATAGACCGCGCCTTTGAATTGGCGTGGACACATAGCCAGGTGGTGTTGCGGCAGATTAATGCTACCGAATCCGATTCACAATTGTATGGCAGACTTGCAAGTTCTGTGATTTTTGTAAATCCTTCGGTCAGAACAGATGTGGCCACCATTATGAGAAATCAACGTGGTCAGTCAGGGTTGTGGAGTTATGCTGTTTCCGGCGACTTACCCATTGTTTTGTTACAGATTGAAGACAGTGCCAACATTGGATTGGTGAAACAGTTGGTGCAGGCGCATGCTTACTGGCGATTCAAAGGGTTAGTAGTTGATCTCGTTATCTGGAATGAAGACCATGGTGGTTACCGTCAGACCTTGCAAAATCAAATGCTGGCCCTAATTAATCCGGGCATTGCGAATGATCTCCAGGATAAGCCCGGTGGTATTTTTATCAGGTCATCAGATCAGATTTCCAATGAAGACCGTATTTTATTTCAAACAGTAGCGCGTGTTGTAATTGCAGATAAATGGGGCACGCTGGAAGGGCAAATGAATCGCAGGAGTCCATTGAAAGGAATGGTGCCTGCGTTTACTCCACTTAAGTTTTATCCAAGCGTGGATAAATCCATTCCACTACCTGATGATTTGAATTTCTTCAATGGAACAGGCGGTTTTTCTCCGGAAGGAAAAGAATATGTGATCATCACCGACCAGGCAAAAAGGACACCTGCTCCATGGGTAAATGTTATTGCCAATCAAAATTTCGGAACGGTAATTTCAGAAAGCGGTCAGTCTTATACATGGATTGAAAATGCACATGAGCTTCGGCTCACTCCGTGGAATAACGATCCTGTTACTGATGCATCAGGTGAAGCATTTTATTTACGTGATGAAGAAAGCGCGCGTTACTGGTCGCCGGCGCCACTTCCTTCGAGAGGAAAATCAGCTTACATCACCCGACATGGTTTTGGATACAGTCTGTTTGAGCATATCGAAGATGGAATTCATTCCGAGATGTGTGTTTACGTTGACCTGAAAGACGCAGTAAAATTCACAGTCATAAAAACGCGCAATCTTTCAGGCAGGCCACGCCGGCTTTCACTTACTGGTTATGTGGAATGGGTGCTTGGTGACATGCGACCAAAAACCAACATGTTTATTATTACTGAACTGGATTTAACCAGTGGTGCCATTTTCGCCAGGAATTCTTACAATACAGAATTCGGTAATCGTGTGGCCTTCTTTGATACGAATGAAACCGTAAAAACTATTACTACCGATCGTACTGAATTTATCGGTCGCAACGGCAAGCTGAAAAATCCTGATGCAATGAACCGCGCACGGCTTTCAGGAAAAACAGGCGCTGCGCTTGATGCATGCGCTGCCATACAGGTTAGTTTCGATCTTGCAAATGATGAGCAACGCGAAAGTGTTTTTCTTTTAGGAACTGGTCATAATACGAATGCAGCGAGTAACCTCGTCCGGCAATTTCGTGGAAGAGTTGCAGCCCGCGAAGCATTGGATCGTGTTAAGAAATATTGGGCGAAAGCTTTGACAACTATACAGGTTGAAACTCCGGACGCAGCTTTAAATTACCTCACCAATGGTTGGCTCAATTACCAAACACTTGCCTGTCGTCTTTGGGCACGCAGCGGATTTTATCAGTCAGGAGGTGCATTCGGTTTCCGCGATCAACTGCAGGATGTATTATCTGTGATGCATACCGAACCTCTGCTTGCCCGTGATCAGATATTGTTGTGCGCTTCACGCCAGTTTAAAGAAGGCGATGTACAACATTGGTGGCATCCTCCAACAGGCAGAGGCGTACGCACACGATGTTCGGATGATTATCTGTGGCTGCCTTTTGTAACGAGCCGTTATGTAATCACCACGGGAGATGCTGCTGTGTTGAATGAACAGGTGAATTTTCTTGATGGACGAATACTGAATGCCGGTGAAGAATCTTATTATGATCTTCCATTGCGTCATGACCAGTCATCAAACTTATATGAGCATTGTGTGAAGGCAATAGAATACGGTCTGCGATTCGGAACGCACGGTTTGCCGCTGATGGGCTCAGGCGACTGGAATGACGGAATGGATAAAATAGGTGAGGAGGGTAAAGGCGAAAGTATTTGGCTGGGCTTTTTTCTGTATGATGTGCTGAAACGATTTGCAGAGATTGCGGTAATGCGCGGAGATCTAAGCTTTGCGGAGCATTGTAAGATTCGGGAAGAAGAGTTGAAGAAAAATATAGAGGCGCATGGCTGGGATGGCTCCTGGTATCGGCGAGCTTATTTCGATGACGGAACTCCACTTGGTTCTTCTGAAAATGCGGAGTGCCAGATTGATTCTATTGTTCAAAGCTGGTCAGTGCTTTCGGGAGCGGGAGAACTTGCACGTTCAAAAATGGGCATGGACGAAGCCGATAAGCGGTTGGTGAGAAAGGAAGATAAAATCATTCAGTTGTTTGATCCACCTTTTGACAAGTCAGATTTAAATCCGGGATATATAAAAGGGTATGTGCCCGGTGTTCGTGAAAATGGAGGACAGTACACGCATGCTGCCGTTTGGATGATCATGGCTTTTGCAGCATTAGGCGACAAGAAAAAAACATGGGAATTATTAAAGATGATCAACCCCGTCAATCATGGAAGCACGCCTCATGAAATTGAAATTTATAAAACCGAGCCTTATGTTATTGCTGCAGATGTGTATGCTGTTTCGCAACATACAGGTCGTGGTGGTTGGACGTGGTACACAGGATCCGCAGGATGGATGTATCAGCTTATTATAGAATCATTTTTCGGAATCAGACGTGAGGGAACTTCCTTGAAATTTAATCCTTGCCTTCCACCGGATTGGGAAGATGTGAAAGTGAATTACAGATACATGGATACGCTTTATGTAATTCATTTCTCGAATGATCCGATGCAAAATGAAAAAATAAATATTTCGGAAGATGGTGTGGAGTTAAAAGGTGATTCGATTTCGCTGGTAAATGATGAGAAGCAACATGAAGTAAGTGTAATAACCGGAAATGATATTCCTCAATAA